A single genomic interval of Mucilaginibacter boryungensis harbors:
- a CDS encoding response regulator transcription factor has translation MNVLIVEDEKSLALEIDEFLSREGFTVEHARTRRSAEEKIFVNNYDFILLDLGLPDSDGFDLLKVFKKLPNREDAVIILTARGAIDDRIHGLEEGADDYLPKPFSLNELLARIHAITRRKHKLDSNEINIKGFRINIQNRTVYYNEERINLTKKEFEIFNYLVLNKNRVISRTNLTEHVWGDVLEINSDSNFVDVHVKNLRKKLSQFALVDWFETVRSIGYRINI, from the coding sequence ATGAATGTATTAATTGTTGAAGACGAGAAAAGCCTTGCACTGGAAATTGACGAATTTTTAAGTCGCGAGGGGTTTACGGTTGAACATGCCCGTACCCGCCGTTCGGCCGAGGAAAAGATCTTTGTAAACAATTATGACTTTATATTGCTTGACCTGGGCTTGCCGGACAGCGACGGGTTCGACTTGCTGAAGGTGTTTAAAAAGCTGCCCAACCGCGAGGATGCTGTTATTATTTTAACTGCCCGCGGTGCTATAGATGACCGCATACACGGTCTGGAAGAGGGTGCTGATGATTATCTGCCAAAACCCTTTAGCCTGAATGAACTACTGGCCCGTATACATGCTATTACACGGCGTAAGCACAAGCTGGATAGTAATGAAATAAACATTAAAGGCTTTCGGATCAATATCCAAAACCGTACGGTTTATTATAATGAAGAACGAATTAATCTTACCAAAAAAGAGTTCGAGATATTCAACTACCTGGTTTTAAACAAAAACAGGGTAATATCGCGCACTAACCTTACAGAACATGTTTGGGGCGATGTATTGGAGATCAATTCCGACTCGAATTTTGTGGATGTGCATGTGAAAAATCTGCGCAAAAAGCTATCGCAATTTGCCCTGGTTGATTGGTTTGAAACTGTAAGAAGCATTGGCTACCGTATAAATATTTAA
- the uvrA gene encoding excinuclease ABC subunit UvrA produces MNTETEKDPQHHIIIKGARVHNLKNMDVAIPKNKLVVITGMSGSGKSSLAFDTLYAEGQRRYVESLSSYARQFLGRMNKPDVDYIKGIAPAIAIEQKVITSNPRSTVGTSTEIYDYLKLLFSRIGKTISPVSGKIVKKDTVTDVVNFIASQPDETQITILCPLHPHNNRSLKEELAVLLQKGFIRVEYNGTLARIENILEDESIVNSTLEEGHAQVKIVVDRIVKNNGDETLSRAADSAQTAFFEGKGDCYVRYQLPNAEAENEMFFCDRFELDGIRFEEPSANFFSFNNPYGACKRCEGYGKIIGIDEDLVIPDKSKSIYDGAIAPWRGEKMREWNDRLIKNALKFDFPIHRQYNQLTEEQQRLLWTGNQYFTGLDAFFKELEEQTYKIQYRVMLSRYRGKTTCPECKGSRLRQDASYVKIAGKSITDIVLMALDKALDFFQHLELSKHDEKIGKRLLTEINNRLMFLNDVGLSYLTLNRLSNTLSGGESQRINLATSLGSSLVGSVYVLDEPSIGLHPRDTQRLITVLKSLRDVGNTVLVVEHEEEIMEAADYLIDIGPAAGTHGGELCFAGTYKEILNDDKSLTGKYLSGKEQIAIPAQRRRWNDYIELKGARENNLKHVDVKFPLQALTVVTGVSGSGKTSLVKRILAPALQKTLGNYTGEQTGSYDSIEGDYNKIEQVEMVDQNPIGRSSRSNPVTYVKAWDEIRNLFAGQPAAKAAGLKPSAFSFNVEGGRCDVCQGEGEVKIEMQFMADIFLPCESCNGKRFKQHVLDVQYQEKNVADVLGMTIDEALEFFRKEPKILNKIKPLVDVGLGYVQLGQSSNTLSGGEAQRIKLASFLVKGNNTHKTLFIFDEPTTGLHFADIKKLLKSFDALLDNGNTIIVIEHNMDVIKSADWIIDIGPEGGDNGGKVMFEGVPEDMIKQKDSYTGKFLKERFGQ; encoded by the coding sequence ATGAATACAGAGACAGAAAAAGATCCACAACATCATATTATTATTAAAGGTGCCCGTGTCCACAACCTTAAAAATATGGATGTGGCCATACCCAAAAACAAACTGGTAGTTATCACCGGTATGTCGGGATCGGGTAAATCGTCATTGGCTTTTGATACGCTTTATGCCGAAGGACAGCGCCGCTATGTGGAAAGCCTTTCCAGCTATGCGCGCCAGTTTTTAGGCCGTATGAACAAGCCCGATGTAGATTATATAAAAGGTATTGCTCCTGCCATTGCTATCGAGCAAAAAGTAATTACATCGAATCCCCGTTCTACTGTTGGTACTTCAACCGAGATATATGATTACCTGAAGCTGCTCTTCTCGCGTATTGGAAAAACTATATCGCCGGTATCGGGCAAAATAGTAAAAAAGGATACCGTTACCGATGTGGTTAACTTCATTGCCTCGCAACCCGATGAAACCCAGATAACTATACTTTGCCCGCTTCACCCGCATAATAACCGTAGCCTGAAAGAGGAACTGGCAGTATTGCTGCAAAAAGGTTTTATCCGCGTGGAATACAACGGCACCCTGGCCCGTATTGAAAATATACTGGAAGATGAAAGCATAGTCAATTCAACTTTAGAAGAAGGCCATGCGCAAGTGAAAATAGTTGTTGACCGTATTGTAAAAAATAACGGAGACGAAACGTTAAGCCGTGCGGCAGATAGCGCGCAAACCGCTTTTTTTGAAGGGAAGGGCGATTGCTATGTACGCTACCAACTCCCCAATGCTGAGGCGGAAAATGAAATGTTTTTTTGCGACAGGTTTGAGTTGGACGGTATCCGTTTTGAAGAGCCGTCGGCCAATTTCTTCAGCTTTAACAACCCTTATGGCGCTTGTAAGCGTTGCGAAGGTTATGGCAAAATAATTGGTATTGACGAGGATCTGGTTATCCCTGATAAAAGTAAAAGCATATACGACGGCGCTATTGCCCCATGGCGTGGCGAAAAGATGCGCGAATGGAACGACAGGCTGATAAAGAATGCTTTAAAATTCGATTTTCCGATTCATCGCCAATATAACCAGTTGACGGAAGAGCAGCAGCGGTTACTATGGACAGGTAATCAATATTTTACGGGTTTAGATGCGTTTTTTAAGGAGCTGGAAGAGCAAACTTACAAAATACAATACCGGGTAATGCTGTCGCGCTATCGCGGTAAAACAACCTGCCCCGAGTGTAAAGGCAGCCGTTTGCGCCAGGACGCATCGTACGTAAAGATTGCCGGTAAAAGTATCACCGATATTGTGCTGATGGCCCTGGATAAGGCGCTTGACTTTTTCCAGCATCTTGAATTAAGCAAACATGATGAGAAAATTGGTAAGCGATTGCTCACCGAGATCAACAACCGCCTGATGTTTTTAAACGATGTTGGTTTAAGTTATTTAACATTGAACCGTTTATCCAATACCTTATCGGGGGGCGAATCGCAAAGGATAAACCTGGCTACCTCGTTAGGTAGTAGTTTGGTGGGGTCTGTTTACGTGCTGGATGAACCCAGTATAGGTTTGCACCCGCGTGATACCCAGCGGTTAATTACAGTCTTGAAATCTTTACGCGATGTTGGCAATACGGTGCTGGTAGTGGAACATGAAGAGGAGATTATGGAGGCTGCCGATTACCTGATAGATATTGGCCCGGCAGCAGGCACCCATGGCGGTGAACTTTGTTTTGCCGGCACCTATAAAGAAATTTTAAATGATGATAAAAGCCTTACCGGTAAATACCTGAGTGGTAAGGAGCAAATAGCTATTCCAGCCCAGCGCCGCAGGTGGAACGATTATATTGAACTGAAAGGCGCCCGCGAGAACAACCTGAAGCATGTAGATGTGAAATTTCCGCTACAGGCCTTAACGGTGGTTACGGGTGTATCCGGGTCGGGTAAAACCAGTTTGGTGAAACGTATTTTAGCACCGGCTTTGCAAAAAACACTGGGCAATTATACCGGCGAGCAAACCGGCAGTTATGATAGCATTGAAGGCGATTATAACAAAATTGAGCAGGTAGAGATGGTAGATCAAAACCCCATTGGCCGTTCATCGCGCAGTAACCCAGTTACTTATGTAAAAGCCTGGGACGAGATCCGTAACCTGTTTGCCGGGCAGCCGGCGGCAAAGGCTGCGGGCTTGAAGCCATCGGCATTCTCCTTTAACGTAGAAGGCGGTCGTTGCGATGTTTGCCAGGGCGAGGGTGAAGTAAAGATAGAGATGCAGTTTATGGCTGATATATTTTTGCCGTGCGAATCGTGCAACGGCAAGCGCTTTAAACAGCATGTGCTGGATGTGCAGTACCAGGAAAAAAATGTTGCAGATGTGTTAGGGATGACCATTGACGAAGCGCTGGAATTTTTCCGCAAAGAGCCTAAGATACTGAACAAGATAAAACCACTGGTTGATGTAGGTCTGGGATATGTACAATTAGGGCAGTCATCCAATACGCTTTCAGGTGGCGAGGCGCAACGTATTAAACTGGCTTCGTTCCTGGTAAAAGGCAATAACACCCATAAAACCTTGTTCATTTTTGATGAGCCAACCACAGGCCTGCATTTTGCAGATATAAAAAAGCTACTCAAATCATTCGACGCGCTGCTGGATAATGGCAACACCATTATTGTGATAGAACACAATATGGACGTAATTAAAAGCGCCGACTGGATCATAGACATCGGCCCTGAAGGGGGCGACAACGGCGGTAAAGTCATGTTTGAAGGTGTGCCTGAAGATATGATCAAACAAAAAGATAGTTATACGGGTAAGTTTTTGAAGGAAAGGTTTGGTCAGTAG
- a CDS encoding sensor histidine kinase yields MKLQFKLALYNTLTKIAVILFTGLFTLLAIEKLSVNHIEVRLQKSKDMVIRQMSSNEIKNFLINQPDYNILNQEYVLIKPIVFEPNPPNAIKYRTAQRVVDNNSETYRILSTRFNFKNKTYLLEIGESTESVEDLKTIIKKFTLVVLVIALALTLASDLIFTKYLLNPFYKIIDRKLIKVNDPLNFDYEKVKTSTQDFNLLDDSISSLMKKITDLFLLEKQFIANVSHELLTPISIISSRLENLMLQENLSEEAENKLFASLKTLNRLKSIINSLLLISKVENNQFNKSDSVKITDVLTEIIEELEDRLEAKQIVLNNNIKYQYTITGNRPLVHTLLFNIINNAVKYNYPKGTLTIADQVAGDKYILTIIDSGVGMEPEQIEKAFNRFEKLESDEMESFGLGLAIVKSIATFHHISIDIRSNRGKGTAFTLTFNS; encoded by the coding sequence ATGAAATTACAGTTTAAACTGGCCCTTTATAACACGCTTACCAAAATAGCGGTTATCCTGTTTACGGGTTTGTTTACACTACTTGCTATTGAAAAACTCTCGGTTAATCATATCGAAGTAAGGCTTCAGAAAAGTAAGGATATGGTGATCAGGCAGATGTCATCAAACGAGATCAAAAATTTCCTGATCAATCAGCCTGACTATAATATTCTTAATCAGGAATATGTACTGATAAAACCAATTGTATTTGAGCCCAATCCACCTAATGCTATTAAATATCGTACTGCGCAAAGAGTGGTAGATAATAACAGCGAAACTTACCGCATTTTAAGCACCCGGTTTAATTTCAAGAACAAAACTTACCTGCTCGAAATTGGTGAAAGCACCGAATCGGTAGAAGACCTGAAAACCATTATTAAAAAGTTTACACTGGTAGTATTGGTTATTGCCCTTGCCCTTACCCTTGCCAGCGATTTGATATTTACCAAATACCTGCTTAATCCGTTTTATAAAATAATAGACCGCAAGCTGATAAAAGTTAACGACCCGCTTAACTTCGACTACGAAAAGGTAAAGACATCTACCCAGGATTTCAATTTACTGGATGATAGCATCAGTTCGCTGATGAAAAAAATAACCGACCTATTCTTGCTGGAAAAACAATTTATTGCCAATGTTTCGCATGAATTACTGACACCGATATCTATCATCAGCTCGCGCCTGGAAAACCTGATGCTACAGGAAAACTTAAGTGAGGAAGCAGAAAATAAGTTATTTGCCTCGTTAAAAACATTAAACCGGTTAAAGTCTATCATTAATAGTTTATTGCTGATATCTAAAGTAGAAAATAACCAGTTCAACAAAAGTGACAGCGTAAAAATAACTGATGTTTTAACCGAGATTATTGAGGAATTGGAAGACCGCCTTGAAGCGAAGCAAATTGTGCTTAACAATAATATTAAATACCAATACACCATAACAGGGAACAGGCCGCTGGTGCATACCCTGTTATTTAACATTATAAATAACGCCGTTAAATACAATTACCCCAAAGGAACATTAACAATAGCCGATCAGGTGGCCGGTGATAAATACATATTAACTATAATTGATAGCGGCGTAGGTATGGAACCCGAGCAAATAGAGAAGGCATTTAACCGTTTTGAAAAACTGGAAAGCGACGAAATGGAGAGTTTCGGTTTGGGATTAGCCATAGTAAAAAGTATTGCTACGTTTCACCATATCAGTATCGACATCCGATCGAACCGGGGCAAAGGGACCGCATTTACCTTAACTTTTAACAGTTAA
- a CDS encoding RNA polymerase sigma factor: MDFQLKSDQDLIHLYIAGDEGGLVELIRRYQSKIYTSIYLLVKDEALAEDIFQDTFIKVINTLKAGKYNEEGKFLPWVSRIAHNLVIDHFRREKRTPLVNGGDDFDIFEVLGNYDESAEDRLVREQTYKDLKSLIYLLPEEQKEVLIMRHFGDLSFKEIADITQVSINTALGRMRYALNNLRKMMQNKELSFKN, encoded by the coding sequence ATGGATTTTCAATTGAAAAGTGATCAGGATTTAATCCATCTGTATATTGCCGGGGATGAAGGTGGCTTGGTAGAATTGATCAGGCGGTATCAATCCAAAATATATACTTCAATTTATCTGCTGGTAAAAGACGAGGCCCTGGCCGAGGACATTTTCCAGGATACCTTCATTAAAGTAATTAATACCCTTAAGGCCGGAAAATATAACGAGGAAGGCAAGTTTCTTCCCTGGGTTAGCCGCATTGCGCATAATTTGGTGATAGACCATTTCCGCCGCGAGAAACGCACCCCACTGGTTAATGGTGGCGATGATTTTGACATTTTTGAAGTATTGGGTAATTATGATGAAAGCGCCGAAGACCGCCTGGTGCGCGAACAAACCTATAAAGACCTTAAATCGTTAATATATCTTTTGCCCGAAGAACAGAAAGAAGTATTAATTATGCGCCACTTTGGCGATCTAAGCTTTAAAGAAATAGCCGATATTACCCAGGTTAGTATAAACACCGCCCTTGGCCGCATGCGTTACGCGCTTAATAACCTGCGTAAAATGATGCAGAACAAAGAATTAAGTTTTAAAAACTAA
- the nth gene encoding endonuclease III, translating into MLKQDRYRLFVEYFSEHQPNPVTELNYTNPYELLVAVILSAQCTDKRINQVTPALFDRFPNPESLALATPEEVFTYIRSVSYPNNKAKHLVGMAKMLIGEFKGEVPSDLNELQKMPGVGRKTANVIASVIYDIPAMAVDTHVFRVANRIGLTSNARTPLAVEKQLMKHLPRHTIAIAHHWLILHGRYICIARRPKCEICPLTSFCKYYEQVMSKKVVRSVKVSG; encoded by the coding sequence ATGCTTAAACAAGACCGCTATCGCCTGTTTGTTGAATATTTTTCCGAGCATCAGCCCAACCCGGTTACCGAATTAAATTACACCAACCCATACGAATTACTGGTGGCAGTTATATTATCTGCACAATGTACTGATAAACGTATTAACCAGGTTACCCCTGCCCTGTTCGATCGCTTTCCCAATCCCGAAAGTTTAGCTTTAGCTACCCCTGAAGAGGTTTTTACCTATATCCGCAGTGTAAGCTATCCTAATAATAAAGCAAAGCACCTGGTTGGCATGGCCAAAATGCTGATAGGCGAATTTAAAGGCGAAGTGCCATCCGACCTGAACGAGTTACAGAAAATGCCGGGCGTTGGCCGCAAAACTGCCAATGTAATTGCTTCGGTTATTTATGATATACCCGCAATGGCTGTGGATACGCACGTATTCCGCGTGGCAAACCGTATTGGCTTAACCAGTAATGCCCGCACACCCTTAGCTGTTGAAAAACAGTTGATGAAGCACCTGCCCCGCCATACAATAGCGATAGCCCACCATTGGCTAATATTGCACGGTCGTTATATTTGTATAGCCAGGCGGCCAAAATGCGAGATATGCCCCCTTACATCGTTTTGTAAATACTATGAACAGGTAATGAGCAAAAAGGTGGTAAGAAGCGTAAAGGTATCGGGGTAA